One window of Chryseobacterium sp. JJR-5R genomic DNA carries:
- a CDS encoding chorismate mutase, giving the protein MDLKELQNDWINEFPQPLMIAGPCSAESESQMLETAKRIRETHAQVPVFRAGIWKPRTKPNGFEGVGVIGLNWLKKVKEEYGFKTATEVANAHHVFAALEADVDVLWIGARSTVNPFTVQEIAMALKGTDKTVLVKNPVNPDLALWIGALERLLGQDIKKLGVIHRGFSTYQKTKYRNNPNWQIALDFKSQFPDIPMIIDPSHICGNRTGLADITQEALNVGYQGAMIETHSNPDEAWSDAAQQITPEVLAALIGNLKVRNTDLAEFEGDMGRHRTLISDIDFQLIELLSQRMKISERIGKLKKENDIAIFQPERWKVIREYADQKAGETGMSKEFIERVFKTIHEESIEVQNNIMINR; this is encoded by the coding sequence ATGGATTTAAAAGAATTACAGAACGACTGGATCAATGAATTTCCGCAGCCATTGATGATCGCCGGGCCCTGCAGCGCGGAAAGTGAATCCCAGATGCTGGAAACGGCAAAAAGAATCAGGGAAACCCATGCACAGGTACCTGTTTTCCGTGCCGGAATCTGGAAACCGCGTACAAAGCCCAACGGATTTGAAGGTGTGGGCGTTATCGGTTTAAACTGGCTGAAAAAAGTAAAAGAAGAATACGGATTTAAGACTGCCACAGAAGTAGCCAATGCCCATCACGTTTTTGCTGCGCTGGAAGCAGATGTTGATGTCCTGTGGATCGGGGCACGTTCTACGGTAAATCCTTTTACCGTTCAGGAGATAGCCATGGCTTTAAAAGGAACAGATAAAACGGTTCTGGTTAAAAACCCGGTAAATCCGGACCTGGCTTTATGGATCGGAGCGCTGGAAAGGCTTTTGGGGCAGGATATTAAAAAACTGGGTGTGATTCATAGAGGCTTCTCCACGTACCAGAAGACCAAATACAGGAACAACCCGAACTGGCAGATTGCCCTGGATTTTAAAAGCCAGTTCCCGGATATTCCGATGATTATTGACCCTTCCCACATTTGCGGGAACAGGACCGGATTGGCAGACATCACACAGGAAGCCCTGAACGTAGGGTACCAGGGTGCAATGATTGAAACCCACAGCAATCCGGATGAAGCATGGAGCGATGCTGCGCAGCAGATCACACCTGAAGTCCTGGCGGCATTGATAGGCAACCTGAAAGTCAGGAATACGGATCTGGCTGAATTTGAAGGGGATATGGGCAGGCACCGGACGTTGATTTCTGATATCGATTTCCAGCTGATTGAGCTTCTTTCCCAGAGAATGAAAATTTCAGAGCGGATCGGCAAGCTGAAAAAGGAAAACGATATCGCGATTTTCCAGCCGGAGCGTTGGAAAGTAATCCGTGAATATGCTGACCAGAAGGCAGGGGAAACAGGAATGTCCAAGGAATTTATTGAAAGGGTATTCAAAACCATTCATGAAGAATCTATTGAAGTTCAGAACAACATAATGATCAACAGATAA